A single window of Streptomyces cathayae DNA harbors:
- a CDS encoding CarD family transcriptional regulator, producing MTFKVGDTVVYPHHGAALIEAIETRQIKGVDKTYLVLKVAQGDLTVRVPADNAEFVGVRDVVGQDGLDRVFEVLRAPYAEEPTNWSRRYKANLEKLASGDVIKVAEVVRDLWRRERERGLSAGEKRMLAKARQILVSELALAEKTNEDKAEALLDEVLAS from the coding sequence ATGACGTTCAAGGTTGGCGACACCGTGGTCTATCCCCATCACGGGGCCGCGCTGATCGAGGCTATCGAAACTCGCCAGATCAAAGGCGTGGACAAGACCTACTTGGTGCTGAAGGTCGCCCAGGGTGACCTGACGGTGCGTGTGCCAGCGGACAATGCGGAGTTCGTCGGCGTACGTGATGTGGTCGGTCAGGACGGGTTGGACCGGGTCTTCGAGGTGCTGCGCGCACCGTACGCCGAGGAGCCCACGAACTGGTCCCGTCGTTACAAGGCAAACCTGGAGAAGCTCGCCTCGGGCGATGTCATCAAGGTCGCGGAAGTCGTGCGTGACCTGTGGCGTCGCGAGCGTGAGCGCGGACTCTCCGCCGGTGAGAAGCGCATGCTCGCCAAGGCGCGCCAGATTCTGGTCAGCGAACTCGCCCTCGCGGAGAAGACCAACGAGGACAAGGCCGAGGCTCTCCTCGACGAGGTTCTCGCCTCGTAA